Sequence from the Euzebyales bacterium genome:
CTGGGGCCTGTCGCCCCAGGTGAGCTGCACGGTCCAGGCGCGCCCGCAGGCCGGGCACCTGACCTGGGCGCGGCCGTCGGCGGCACCCTGCGGGATGACAACGGCCCGCAGGTGGCAGGGCGTGTGGCTGACGGCTCGCTGCCCGTCTCGGCGCGCCGGTACGTCGTACGTACTGCCCCATGGGAACAACCCTGTACGTGAGTAGGGCGACGAGGCACGGCCTGACCGCTCCTCTCGTTCGGCCATGGCGGCAGCTCCTCCCTCGTGCCCGCGTAGCATCCAAGAGACTGAGCACTTCGCACGACCACGGGCTGTCGGTTTGTGCGAGACTGCTCTACGCTGCGTTCTGCGTGAGCAGGCCGTTGCCTGTTGTGATACCTATACCAGTTGTCCCATACAGGTGTCATCTTGGCTGAGAGCCCAGTTCCCGTCAAGTCGGGTGGTGCGTCGGCGCATCATGGACGCCGGTGGAGGTGCCGGTGATGTCACTGGACGAGCGGACCAGCCGGCCCCTGTACCGGCAGGTCGCCGACGAGTTGCGCGTGCAGATCCAGGAGCGGCAGCTGGCACCGGGGCGCCAGCTGCCGACGGAGGCCAGGCTGATGGATCGCTACGGCGTGTCGCGCAACACGATCCGGCTGGCGCTCGGGGTGCTGCGGACCGAGGGCCTGGTCGTGACCGGTCAGGGACGCGGGTCGTTCGTGGCCGACGTGGCCGTCCGACGACGTCCGCGTGGCTCCGCCGCACTGCAGCGGCACATCGCGCGTGGCGACGGCGACCCCCTCGACAGCGACCTGAGCGAGGCGACCGACGGTGCTCGGGTCGAGGTCAGCGTGTCGACGCGGCCGGCCCCGCCCTTCATCGCTGACCGCCTCGGCCTCGAGGCAGGTGACAGTGTCGTCATCCGTCACCGCCTGCGGTTCCGCGACGCCGGTCCGGACCTGAGCAGCGAGAGCTTCCTGCCGGCCGATCTCGTAGCCGACAGCCCGTTGGGCATGCCCGGGCCACTGCGGGCCGGCGTCGTCGGCCTGCTCGCCGACCTCGGGCACCCGATCCGGCGGATTGCCGACGAGATCGGTGTGCGGATGCCCTCGCCCGCCGAGGCGCAGGAGCTGCAGATCGCAACCGGGGTGCCGGTGCTGACGGTGCAGCGGACCGCGTTCGACCGCGGGGACGCGCCGGTGCTGACCGTGAGTGCCCTGCTGCCCGGCGACCGCCACGTCCTGCGTTACGACGCCGCGATCTCCACCGTCGACGAGCAGCCCGTCGACGGTGGCTGATCCGCCGGCCGGTGTCAGTCCTCGTGCTCGTCGATGGTCTCGAGCGGAGGCAGCTCGTCGAGGCTGATCCCCGGTGACCGGACCCCGCGGTCGTATTCGCGCATCCGCCGCGGGTAACCCACGATCCGGGCGTCATAGAGCGGGACGCCGTGCTTGCGCGTCAGCGACCTGGCTTGCCTGTCGTCCTTGACCGGCCGACGCAGGTACTCACCGTCGGCCGCGACCACGACCATGGTCATGGCGTAGATCGAGGTGGGCGGCTCCGCGAACGCCTCGACCCCCGACCGGCTGGACATGAACTCCTCGAGCTCGCCCAGCGTCTTCGCGGTTGGACCACCGCTCGCGGGCTTCTTGCCGCGACGCCGGAAGCGGTCGAAAAGGCTCACCCGGTCAGTGTAGCGGCGCATCACCGCAGCGTGGGATCCTCGACCAGTTCGACCAGTACGCCCATTGCCGACGCGGGGTGTACGAAGGCGATGGTGCATCCACGCGAGCCACGTCGCGGATGGTCGTCGACGAGGCGGATCCCGTGTCCGTGCAGCTCGTCGAGCGTCCGCGCCACGTCGCGGACGCCGTAGCCGACGTGGTGGATGCCGGGACCGCCGTTGCGCTCCATGAACCGTGCCACGGGCGACGCGTCGGACAGCGGCTCGAGCAGCTGGATGTAGCTCTCGCCGATCGCCAGCAATGCCTCGGCGACCCCGTCGGACTCCATGCGCTCACGGTGGACGACGGTGAGCCCATACAGATCGCGGTGGTACGCGATCGCGTCCTCGAGGTCCTCGACGGCGTAGCCAACGTGGTCGATCCGCTCCAGTGGCATGTGCCGTCCTCCAACCGCCGTGTGCCGCCCGCGCCCACGCTAGCGGTGACCCTCCGACCGGGACGGCGCGGGGTGCGGTGCACCTTGGGCCAAGGGCCGGTGTGGGGGACGCCCGCAGCGACAGCGCGCGTGCACTCCCTCCGCCGTCGGCAGCGTGGGGTGTTCCTCCGGGTGTTCCTCAGCTCTCATCAGCGGCTTCGTGAGGTTCCTGGTCCTCAGGACTACGACCGACCCGCGAGACCGCGCAGCTGTCGGTCCGCGGACGACGTAGCCCTCTCTGCGTGAGATCGGCAACGAGCCGGGTCGCCCGGGGCGGCCAACCGCTGATCCGGTCGTGCTTCCGCCCGGCCGGCGGCATGGCGGGAGTCGTCGGCGGGCACGCTCGATCGTGACCCAGAGGGGAGGCACCCATGGACGATGCCGTAATCGTCGGCTACGCACGGACACCCATCGGCAGGTTCCAGGCCGGACTTGCGCCACTGACCGCCATGCAGCTCGGCGGCGCCGCCGTCGCGGCCGCCCTCGAGCGTGCGGGCGTAGCTGTGGGGCGGGTCGACCAGGTGTTCATGGGCCACGTGATCCAGGCTGGCCAGGGCCAGATCACGGCCCGGCAGGCCGCGCGTCACGCGCACATCGGCATGGACGTCCCCGCGACCACCATCAACAAGGTCTGCCTGTCCGGCACGAGCGCCGTCGCGCTTGCGGCGCAGCAGATCCAGCTGGGTGAGGCCGACGTCGTCGTCGCGGGTGGGATGGAGTCGATGAGCAACGGCCCCTATCTGCTATCCAGGGCGCGTGGAGGCTACCGCATGGGGGACGCGGAGACCGTCGACGCGACCGTCCACGACGGCCTGTGGTGCGCGTTCGACGATGCGCACATGGGGGCCGGCAGCGACCGGTCGAACGAGCGGTACGGCATCGATCGTGTGCGGCAGGACGCCTGGGCCGCGCGGTCGCACGAACGAGCCGCAGACGCGTGGAAGAACGGCCGCTTCGGGGAGGAGGTCGTCCCCGTCGAGGTGCCGCAGCGCCGTGGTGACCCGGTGCAGGTCGACGCGGACGAGGGAGTCCGCGCCGACACGACGGCAGAGTCGCTGTCGCACCTCCGCCCCGCGTTCAGCTCCGACGGCA
This genomic interval carries:
- a CDS encoding GntR family transcriptional regulator codes for the protein MSLDERTSRPLYRQVADELRVQIQERQLAPGRQLPTEARLMDRYGVSRNTIRLALGVLRTEGLVVTGQGRGSFVADVAVRRRPRGSAALQRHIARGDGDPLDSDLSEATDGARVEVSVSTRPAPPFIADRLGLEAGDSVVIRHRLRFRDAGPDLSSESFLPADLVADSPLGMPGPLRAGVVGLLADLGHPIRRIADEIGVRMPSPAEAQELQIATGVPVLTVQRTAFDRGDAPVLTVSALLPGDRHVLRYDAAISTVDEQPVDGG
- the mce gene encoding methylmalonyl-CoA epimerase — protein: MPLERIDHVGYAVEDLEDAIAYHRDLYGLTVVHRERMESDGVAEALLAIGESYIQLLEPLSDASPVARFMERNGGPGIHHVGYGVRDVARTLDELHGHGIRLVDDHPRRGSRGCTIAFVHPASAMGVLVELVEDPTLR
- a CDS encoding acetyl-CoA C-acetyltransferase, with product MDDAVIVGYARTPIGRFQAGLAPLTAMQLGGAAVAAALERAGVAVGRVDQVFMGHVIQAGQGQITARQAARHAHIGMDVPATTINKVCLSGTSAVALAAQQIQLGEADVVVAGGMESMSNGPYLLSRARGGYRMGDAETVDATVHDGLWCAFDDAHMGAGSDRSNERYGIDRVRQDAWAARSHERAADAWKNGRFGEEVVPVEVPQRRGDPVQVDADEGVRADTTAESLSHLRPAFSSDGTITAGNASQFSDGAAALVLMSAARAPELGIEPLGRIVAYGTVAGPDPSLHHQPAAAVRRAAAKVDLPPDGFDVYEINEAFAAVAICSTDLLGVDEDRVNPSGGAVALGHPIGCTGARLVGTTLLELRRRGGGRGVASLCGGGGQGDALIVEVS